The following proteins come from a genomic window of Rissa tridactyla isolate bRisTri1 chromosome 13, bRisTri1.patW.cur.20221130, whole genome shotgun sequence:
- the EIF4ENIF1 gene encoding eukaryotic translation initiation factor 4E transporter isoform X2, whose amino-acid sequence MDKRGGVTETENGDAFLESNRIPTKYPHRYTKEELLDIKERPYSKQRPSCLSEKYDSDGVWDPEKWHASLYPSSGRTSPVESFKKDLDSDRTSLMRRIVDPRERVKEDDLDVVLSPQRRSFGGGCHVTAAVSSRRAGSPLEKENDGVRVIGGRRIGSGRIISSRNFDKDHRGGEKDIRDSRDARDRDRERDYKDKRFRREFGDSKRVFGERRRNDSYTEEEPEWFSAGPTSQSETIELTGFDDKILEEDHKGRKRTRRRTASLKEGIECNGGVAEEDEVQTVLANETPADQEVPREAVLQEPAPGEFDFNEFFNLDKSVPGLASMIEDVLGEGSVSASRFSRWFSNPSRSGSRSSSLRSTPHEELERLAGLEQAILSPGQNSGNYFAPIPLEDHSENKVDILEMLQKAKVDLKPLLSSLSANKEKLRESTHSGVVLSVEEVEAGLKGLKVDQEGKIATPFMAEQMEEALNVTGSRQLKKDGDMTAFNKLVSSMKASGTLPSQPKVNSLESHLMSPPEMPGQPLSKNILQELLGPPITRPASSNVLSGLIGGLEPAASLLTQRAPSPPIPPVFPTRAASADYLRHRISSPIGFGQGSQQLLGDPFPGVRKPMSPVAAQMSPLEIQQAALEGLALPHDLALQAANFYQHGFGKPQMDKSRDGYRNRQQRVTKSPAPGHRGNTSSPAPTASITSMLSPSFTPTSVIRKMYESKEKSKEETVSGKMKVSDGKDENQRPNEATDNLLSSSVENADQETLPTLGTKLPALQRSACSTPLTQANRCTKEQDYRPKSTGRKTPTMASPVPGGPFLRPVHQVPLVPHVPIVRPAHQLHPGLVQRMLAQGVHPQHLPLLQAGMLPPGVDLSHLQGISAPILGQPFYPLPTASHHILNPRSGTPLQLAMMQQQLQRSGSGAQGSPAGAQTTPQNVLSRTGLSHGHTQLDHRPSQRSGSPIGLAKWFGSDVLQQPLPSMPSKVISVDELEYRQ is encoded by the exons ATGGATAAAAGAGGAGGCGTAACAGAAACTGAAAACGGTGATGCTTTCCTGGAGTCGAACAGGATTCCTACAAAATACCCACATCGTTACACAAAG GAGGAACTGCTGGATATTAAAGAGCGTCCCTACTCTAAGCAAAGACCTTCttgtctttctgaaaaatatgacAG tgATGGTGTCTGGGATCCAGAGAAGTGGCATGCATCTTTATATCCGAGTTCAGGAAGAACTTCACCagtggaaagctttaaaaaagatttGGATTCAGATCGGACTTCTCTTATGCGTAGGATAGTAG ATCCAAGAGAGCGAGTGAAAGAAGATGACTTGGATGTAGTCTTAAGTCCACAAAGGCGAAGCTTTGGAGGTGGCTGTCATGTAACTGCAGCTGTTAGCTCACGTCGAGCAGGGAGCCCGTTAGAAAAGGAGAATGATGGTGTCCGTGTTATTGGTGGCCGTAGGATTGGAAGTGGAAGAATTATCTCTTCTCGTAACTTTGATAAAGACCACCGGGGTGGTGAAAAAGACATACGTGATTCCAGAGATGCAAGAGACCGAGATCGTGAGAGGGACTACAAAGACAAACGCTTCagg AGGGAATTTGGTGACAGCAAACGTGTCTTTGGGGAGCGAAGAAGGAATGACTCTTACACTGAGGAGGAACCTGAGTGGTTCTCTGCTGGTCCTACAAGTCAGTCTGAAACCATTGAGCTCACAGGCTTTGATGATAAAATTTTGGAGGAAGATCACAAAGGGAGAAAACGTACACGGCGACGTACAGCCTCACTAAAAGAAG ggatAGAATGCAATGGTGGAGTGGCAGAAGAGGATGAAGTGCAAACTGTCCTTGCCAATGAAACTCCAGCAGATCAAGAAGTTCCTAGGGAAGCAGTCTTACAAGAACCAGCTCCAGGAGAGTTTGACTTCAATGAGTTCTTTAACTTGGATAAAAGTGTTCCTGGCCTGGCTTCG ATGATAGAAGATGTGCTGGGGGAAGGCTCAGTGTCTGCCAGCAGGTTCAGCAGGTGGTTTTCTAATCCCAGTCGTTCTGGAAGTCGGTCAAGCAGCTTGCGATCTACACCACATGAGGAACTGGAGAGGCTAGCAG GTCTAGAGCAAGCCATTCTCTCCCCTGGCCAGAACTCTGGAAACTACTTTGCTCCCATTCCATTGGAAGACCACTCTGAAAACAAAGTGGACATCCTAGAAATGCTACAGAAAGCCAAAGTGGACTTAAAACCTCTTCTCTCAAGTCTTTCTGCCAACAAGGAAAAGCTTAGAGAGAGCA cACATTCAGGAGTTGTACTTTCAGTGGAAGAAGTCGAAGCTGGGCTAAAAGGCCTGAAAGTGGATCAGGAGGGGAAAATTGCTACTCCGTTTATGGCTGAGCAAATGGAGGAAGCATTGAATGTCACTGGCTCCAGACAGCTCAAGAAAGATGGAGATATGACTGCATTTAACAAACTAGTCAGCAGTATGAAGGCAAGTGGGACTCTCCCTTCACAGCCCAAAGTCAAT AGTCTTGAGAGCCACTTAATGTCACCTCCAGAGATGCCAGGCCAGCCTCTATCAAAGAATATTCTGCAG GAACTTCTTGGTCCACCCATCACCAGACCTGCTTCATCAAATGTCTTAAGTGGCCTGATAGGTGGTTTGGAACCTGCAGCCTCTTTGCTGACACAAAGAGCACCTTCTCCCCCTATTCCACCTGTGTTTCCAACTCGAGCTGCTTCCGCAGATTACCTGCGCCATAGAATATCTTCACCCATTG GTTTTGGACAAGGTTCTCAGCAATTGCTTGGTGATCCATTTCCAGGTGTAAGGAAGCCCATGAGTCCAGTTGCTGCACAG ATGAGTCCCTTGGAAATACAGCAAGCTGCGTTAGAGGGACTAGCATTACCACATGACTTAGCCCTACAGGCTGCAAACTTCTATCAGCATGGCTTTGGTAAACCACAGATGGACAAAAGCAGAGATGGCTACAGAAACAG GCAGCAGCGAGTGACTAAATCGCCTGCACCAGGACACAGAGGgaatacatcttctccagctccaACAGCATCCATTACTAGCATG CTGTCTCCTTCCTTTACACCTACCTCGGTGATTCGCAAGATGTAtgagagcaaagaaaaaagcaaagaggagacAGTTTCTGGGAAAATGAAAGTCAGCGATGGTAAAGATGAAAATCAGAGGCCAAATGAAG CTACAGATAACCTACTGTCTAGTTCTGTGGAGAATGCAGATCAAGAAACTTTGCCCACCTTAGGTACCAAATTACCTGCACTGCAACGCTCTGCATGTTCCACACCTCTTACCCAAGCAAATCGTTGCACCAAAGAGCAAGACTACAGGCCTAAATCAACTGGTAGAAAGACTCCTACAATGGCCTCCCCAGTACCAGGAGGCCCTTTTCTTCGTCCTGTTCATCAAGTACCCCTTGTTCCCCATGTACCAATTGTACGACCTGCTCATCAACTGCATCCAGGACTGGTCCAGAGAATGCTGGCACAGGGGGTTCATCCGCAACATCTTCCCCTACTGCAAGCAG GTATGCTTCCTCCTGGAGTGGACCTGTCTCACCTGCAGGGAATATCTGCTCCCATCCTTGGCCAACCTTTTTACCCACTACCAACAGCCAGCCATCACATCTTAAATCCACGCTCTGGGACACCTTTGCAGCTAGCGATGATGCAACAGCAACTACAGCGATCAG GCAGTGGAGCACAGGGATCACCCGCTGGTGCACAGACAACACCTCAGAATGTGCTGTCTCGGACTGGATTATCTCATGGGCACACACAGCTTGACCATCGCCCTAGCCAGAGAAGTGGCTCTCCCATTGGCCTTGCAAAGTGGTTTGGTTCGGATGTCTTGCAGCAGCCTCTCCCTTCCATGCCATCCAAAGTCATCAGTGTAGATGAACTGGAATACCGGCAGTGA
- the EIF4ENIF1 gene encoding eukaryotic translation initiation factor 4E transporter isoform X1, with protein sequence MDKRGGVTETENGDAFLESNRIPTKYPHRYTKEELLDIKERPYSKQRPSCLSEKYDSDGVWDPEKWHASLYPSSGRTSPVESFKKDLDSDRTSLMRRIVDPRERVKEDDLDVVLSPQRRSFGGGCHVTAAVSSRRAGSPLEKENDGVRVIGGRRIGSGRIISSRNFDKDHRGGEKDIRDSRDARDRDRERDYKDKRFRREFGDSKRVFGERRRNDSYTEEEPEWFSAGPTSQSETIELTGFDDKILEEDHKGRKRTRRRTASLKEGIECNGGVAEEDEVQTVLANETPADQEVPREAVLQEPAPGEFDFNEFFNLDKSVPGLASMIEDVLGEGSVSASRFSRWFSNPSRSGSRSSSLRSTPHEELERLAGLEQAILSPGQNSGNYFAPIPLEDHSENKVDILEMLQKAKVDLKPLLSSLSANKEKLRESTHSGVVLSVEEVEAGLKGLKVDQEGKIATPFMAEQMEEALNVTGSRQLKKDGDMTAFNKLVSSMKASGTLPSQPKVNQSLESHLMSPPEMPGQPLSKNILQELLGPPITRPASSNVLSGLIGGLEPAASLLTQRAPSPPIPPVFPTRAASADYLRHRISSPIGFGQGSQQLLGDPFPGVRKPMSPVAAQMSPLEIQQAALEGLALPHDLALQAANFYQHGFGKPQMDKSRDGYRNRQQRVTKSPAPGHRGNTSSPAPTASITSMLSPSFTPTSVIRKMYESKEKSKEETVSGKMKVSDGKDENQRPNEATDNLLSSSVENADQETLPTLGTKLPALQRSACSTPLTQANRCTKEQDYRPKSTGRKTPTMASPVPGGPFLRPVHQVPLVPHVPIVRPAHQLHPGLVQRMLAQGVHPQHLPLLQAGMLPPGVDLSHLQGISAPILGQPFYPLPTASHHILNPRSGTPLQLAMMQQQLQRSGSGAQGSPAGAQTTPQNVLSRTGLSHGHTQLDHRPSQRSGSPIGLAKWFGSDVLQQPLPSMPSKVISVDELEYRQ encoded by the exons ATGGATAAAAGAGGAGGCGTAACAGAAACTGAAAACGGTGATGCTTTCCTGGAGTCGAACAGGATTCCTACAAAATACCCACATCGTTACACAAAG GAGGAACTGCTGGATATTAAAGAGCGTCCCTACTCTAAGCAAAGACCTTCttgtctttctgaaaaatatgacAG tgATGGTGTCTGGGATCCAGAGAAGTGGCATGCATCTTTATATCCGAGTTCAGGAAGAACTTCACCagtggaaagctttaaaaaagatttGGATTCAGATCGGACTTCTCTTATGCGTAGGATAGTAG ATCCAAGAGAGCGAGTGAAAGAAGATGACTTGGATGTAGTCTTAAGTCCACAAAGGCGAAGCTTTGGAGGTGGCTGTCATGTAACTGCAGCTGTTAGCTCACGTCGAGCAGGGAGCCCGTTAGAAAAGGAGAATGATGGTGTCCGTGTTATTGGTGGCCGTAGGATTGGAAGTGGAAGAATTATCTCTTCTCGTAACTTTGATAAAGACCACCGGGGTGGTGAAAAAGACATACGTGATTCCAGAGATGCAAGAGACCGAGATCGTGAGAGGGACTACAAAGACAAACGCTTCagg AGGGAATTTGGTGACAGCAAACGTGTCTTTGGGGAGCGAAGAAGGAATGACTCTTACACTGAGGAGGAACCTGAGTGGTTCTCTGCTGGTCCTACAAGTCAGTCTGAAACCATTGAGCTCACAGGCTTTGATGATAAAATTTTGGAGGAAGATCACAAAGGGAGAAAACGTACACGGCGACGTACAGCCTCACTAAAAGAAG ggatAGAATGCAATGGTGGAGTGGCAGAAGAGGATGAAGTGCAAACTGTCCTTGCCAATGAAACTCCAGCAGATCAAGAAGTTCCTAGGGAAGCAGTCTTACAAGAACCAGCTCCAGGAGAGTTTGACTTCAATGAGTTCTTTAACTTGGATAAAAGTGTTCCTGGCCTGGCTTCG ATGATAGAAGATGTGCTGGGGGAAGGCTCAGTGTCTGCCAGCAGGTTCAGCAGGTGGTTTTCTAATCCCAGTCGTTCTGGAAGTCGGTCAAGCAGCTTGCGATCTACACCACATGAGGAACTGGAGAGGCTAGCAG GTCTAGAGCAAGCCATTCTCTCCCCTGGCCAGAACTCTGGAAACTACTTTGCTCCCATTCCATTGGAAGACCACTCTGAAAACAAAGTGGACATCCTAGAAATGCTACAGAAAGCCAAAGTGGACTTAAAACCTCTTCTCTCAAGTCTTTCTGCCAACAAGGAAAAGCTTAGAGAGAGCA cACATTCAGGAGTTGTACTTTCAGTGGAAGAAGTCGAAGCTGGGCTAAAAGGCCTGAAAGTGGATCAGGAGGGGAAAATTGCTACTCCGTTTATGGCTGAGCAAATGGAGGAAGCATTGAATGTCACTGGCTCCAGACAGCTCAAGAAAGATGGAGATATGACTGCATTTAACAAACTAGTCAGCAGTATGAAGGCAAGTGGGACTCTCCCTTCACAGCCCAAAGTCAAT CAGAGTCTTGAGAGCCACTTAATGTCACCTCCAGAGATGCCAGGCCAGCCTCTATCAAAGAATATTCTGCAG GAACTTCTTGGTCCACCCATCACCAGACCTGCTTCATCAAATGTCTTAAGTGGCCTGATAGGTGGTTTGGAACCTGCAGCCTCTTTGCTGACACAAAGAGCACCTTCTCCCCCTATTCCACCTGTGTTTCCAACTCGAGCTGCTTCCGCAGATTACCTGCGCCATAGAATATCTTCACCCATTG GTTTTGGACAAGGTTCTCAGCAATTGCTTGGTGATCCATTTCCAGGTGTAAGGAAGCCCATGAGTCCAGTTGCTGCACAG ATGAGTCCCTTGGAAATACAGCAAGCTGCGTTAGAGGGACTAGCATTACCACATGACTTAGCCCTACAGGCTGCAAACTTCTATCAGCATGGCTTTGGTAAACCACAGATGGACAAAAGCAGAGATGGCTACAGAAACAG GCAGCAGCGAGTGACTAAATCGCCTGCACCAGGACACAGAGGgaatacatcttctccagctccaACAGCATCCATTACTAGCATG CTGTCTCCTTCCTTTACACCTACCTCGGTGATTCGCAAGATGTAtgagagcaaagaaaaaagcaaagaggagacAGTTTCTGGGAAAATGAAAGTCAGCGATGGTAAAGATGAAAATCAGAGGCCAAATGAAG CTACAGATAACCTACTGTCTAGTTCTGTGGAGAATGCAGATCAAGAAACTTTGCCCACCTTAGGTACCAAATTACCTGCACTGCAACGCTCTGCATGTTCCACACCTCTTACCCAAGCAAATCGTTGCACCAAAGAGCAAGACTACAGGCCTAAATCAACTGGTAGAAAGACTCCTACAATGGCCTCCCCAGTACCAGGAGGCCCTTTTCTTCGTCCTGTTCATCAAGTACCCCTTGTTCCCCATGTACCAATTGTACGACCTGCTCATCAACTGCATCCAGGACTGGTCCAGAGAATGCTGGCACAGGGGGTTCATCCGCAACATCTTCCCCTACTGCAAGCAG GTATGCTTCCTCCTGGAGTGGACCTGTCTCACCTGCAGGGAATATCTGCTCCCATCCTTGGCCAACCTTTTTACCCACTACCAACAGCCAGCCATCACATCTTAAATCCACGCTCTGGGACACCTTTGCAGCTAGCGATGATGCAACAGCAACTACAGCGATCAG GCAGTGGAGCACAGGGATCACCCGCTGGTGCACAGACAACACCTCAGAATGTGCTGTCTCGGACTGGATTATCTCATGGGCACACACAGCTTGACCATCGCCCTAGCCAGAGAAGTGGCTCTCCCATTGGCCTTGCAAAGTGGTTTGGTTCGGATGTCTTGCAGCAGCCTCTCCCTTCCATGCCATCCAAAGTCATCAGTGTAGATGAACTGGAATACCGGCAGTGA
- the EIF4ENIF1 gene encoding eukaryotic translation initiation factor 4E transporter isoform X5 yields the protein MDKRGGVTETENGDAFLESNRIPTKYPHRYTKEELLDIKERPYSKQRPSCLSEKYDSDGVWDPEKWHASLYPSSGRTSPVESFKKDLDSDRTSLMRRIVDPRERVKEDDLDVVLSPQRRSFGGGCHVTAAVSSRRAGSPLEKENDGVRVIGGRRIGSGRIISSRNFDKDHRGGEKDIRDSRDARDRDRERDYKDKRFRREFGDSKRVFGERRRNDSYTEEEPEWFSAGPTSQSETIELTGFDDKILEEDHKGRKRTRRRTASLKEGIECNGGVAEEDEVQTVLANETPADQEVPREAVLQEPAPGEFDFNEFFNLDKSVPGLASMIEDVLGEGSVSASRFSRWFSNPSRSGSRSSSLRSTPHEELERLAGLEQAILSPGQNSGNYFAPIPLEDHSENKVDILEMLQKAKVDLKPLLSSLSANKEKLRESTHSGVVLSVEEVEAGLKGLKVDQEGKIATPFMAEQMEEALNVTGSRQLKKDGDMTAFNKLVSSMKASGTLPSQPKVNQSLESHLMSPPEMPGQPLSKNILQELLGPPITRPASSNVLSGLIGGLEPAASLLTQRAPSPPIPPVFPTRAASADYLRHRISSPIGFGQGSQQLLGDPFPGVRKPMSPVAAQMSPLEIQQAALEGLALPHDLALQAANFYQHGFGKPQMDKSRDGYRNRQQRVTKSPAPGHRGNTSSPAPTASITSMLSPSFTPTSVIRKMYESKEKSKEETVSGKMKVSDGKDENQRPNEGLVQRMLAQGVHPQHLPLLQAGMLPPGVDLSHLQGISAPILGQPFYPLPTASHHILNPRSGTPLQLAMMQQQLQRSGSGAQGSPAGAQTTPQNVLSRTGLSHGHTQLDHRPSQRSGSPIGLAKWFGSDVLQQPLPSMPSKVISVDELEYRQ from the exons ATGGATAAAAGAGGAGGCGTAACAGAAACTGAAAACGGTGATGCTTTCCTGGAGTCGAACAGGATTCCTACAAAATACCCACATCGTTACACAAAG GAGGAACTGCTGGATATTAAAGAGCGTCCCTACTCTAAGCAAAGACCTTCttgtctttctgaaaaatatgacAG tgATGGTGTCTGGGATCCAGAGAAGTGGCATGCATCTTTATATCCGAGTTCAGGAAGAACTTCACCagtggaaagctttaaaaaagatttGGATTCAGATCGGACTTCTCTTATGCGTAGGATAGTAG ATCCAAGAGAGCGAGTGAAAGAAGATGACTTGGATGTAGTCTTAAGTCCACAAAGGCGAAGCTTTGGAGGTGGCTGTCATGTAACTGCAGCTGTTAGCTCACGTCGAGCAGGGAGCCCGTTAGAAAAGGAGAATGATGGTGTCCGTGTTATTGGTGGCCGTAGGATTGGAAGTGGAAGAATTATCTCTTCTCGTAACTTTGATAAAGACCACCGGGGTGGTGAAAAAGACATACGTGATTCCAGAGATGCAAGAGACCGAGATCGTGAGAGGGACTACAAAGACAAACGCTTCagg AGGGAATTTGGTGACAGCAAACGTGTCTTTGGGGAGCGAAGAAGGAATGACTCTTACACTGAGGAGGAACCTGAGTGGTTCTCTGCTGGTCCTACAAGTCAGTCTGAAACCATTGAGCTCACAGGCTTTGATGATAAAATTTTGGAGGAAGATCACAAAGGGAGAAAACGTACACGGCGACGTACAGCCTCACTAAAAGAAG ggatAGAATGCAATGGTGGAGTGGCAGAAGAGGATGAAGTGCAAACTGTCCTTGCCAATGAAACTCCAGCAGATCAAGAAGTTCCTAGGGAAGCAGTCTTACAAGAACCAGCTCCAGGAGAGTTTGACTTCAATGAGTTCTTTAACTTGGATAAAAGTGTTCCTGGCCTGGCTTCG ATGATAGAAGATGTGCTGGGGGAAGGCTCAGTGTCTGCCAGCAGGTTCAGCAGGTGGTTTTCTAATCCCAGTCGTTCTGGAAGTCGGTCAAGCAGCTTGCGATCTACACCACATGAGGAACTGGAGAGGCTAGCAG GTCTAGAGCAAGCCATTCTCTCCCCTGGCCAGAACTCTGGAAACTACTTTGCTCCCATTCCATTGGAAGACCACTCTGAAAACAAAGTGGACATCCTAGAAATGCTACAGAAAGCCAAAGTGGACTTAAAACCTCTTCTCTCAAGTCTTTCTGCCAACAAGGAAAAGCTTAGAGAGAGCA cACATTCAGGAGTTGTACTTTCAGTGGAAGAAGTCGAAGCTGGGCTAAAAGGCCTGAAAGTGGATCAGGAGGGGAAAATTGCTACTCCGTTTATGGCTGAGCAAATGGAGGAAGCATTGAATGTCACTGGCTCCAGACAGCTCAAGAAAGATGGAGATATGACTGCATTTAACAAACTAGTCAGCAGTATGAAGGCAAGTGGGACTCTCCCTTCACAGCCCAAAGTCAAT CAGAGTCTTGAGAGCCACTTAATGTCACCTCCAGAGATGCCAGGCCAGCCTCTATCAAAGAATATTCTGCAG GAACTTCTTGGTCCACCCATCACCAGACCTGCTTCATCAAATGTCTTAAGTGGCCTGATAGGTGGTTTGGAACCTGCAGCCTCTTTGCTGACACAAAGAGCACCTTCTCCCCCTATTCCACCTGTGTTTCCAACTCGAGCTGCTTCCGCAGATTACCTGCGCCATAGAATATCTTCACCCATTG GTTTTGGACAAGGTTCTCAGCAATTGCTTGGTGATCCATTTCCAGGTGTAAGGAAGCCCATGAGTCCAGTTGCTGCACAG ATGAGTCCCTTGGAAATACAGCAAGCTGCGTTAGAGGGACTAGCATTACCACATGACTTAGCCCTACAGGCTGCAAACTTCTATCAGCATGGCTTTGGTAAACCACAGATGGACAAAAGCAGAGATGGCTACAGAAACAG GCAGCAGCGAGTGACTAAATCGCCTGCACCAGGACACAGAGGgaatacatcttctccagctccaACAGCATCCATTACTAGCATG CTGTCTCCTTCCTTTACACCTACCTCGGTGATTCGCAAGATGTAtgagagcaaagaaaaaagcaaagaggagacAGTTTCTGGGAAAATGAAAGTCAGCGATGGTAAAGATGAAAATCAGAGGCCAAATGAAG GACTGGTCCAGAGAATGCTGGCACAGGGGGTTCATCCGCAACATCTTCCCCTACTGCAAGCAG GTATGCTTCCTCCTGGAGTGGACCTGTCTCACCTGCAGGGAATATCTGCTCCCATCCTTGGCCAACCTTTTTACCCACTACCAACAGCCAGCCATCACATCTTAAATCCACGCTCTGGGACACCTTTGCAGCTAGCGATGATGCAACAGCAACTACAGCGATCAG GCAGTGGAGCACAGGGATCACCCGCTGGTGCACAGACAACACCTCAGAATGTGCTGTCTCGGACTGGATTATCTCATGGGCACACACAGCTTGACCATCGCCCTAGCCAGAGAAGTGGCTCTCCCATTGGCCTTGCAAAGTGGTTTGGTTCGGATGTCTTGCAGCAGCCTCTCCCTTCCATGCCATCCAAAGTCATCAGTGTAGATGAACTGGAATACCGGCAGTGA